A segment of the Candidatus Nitrososphaera gargensis Ga9.2 genome:
TACGACATCCCCGGGTGCATATGGGTCTTTTTTGCAATATAGCCGATGACAAAGAACGCGGCTGCAGGATAGATGGTGAGCAGGATGTACTGGTCGATGTCAATGCCTAGGTGAGGCATCAGCTAAGAGAGCGCAAAATAGGTATTTATTTGCTTATTATTATTCGACATGCACTTCGACCGCCGCGCCGCCCTCGATTATCGAGCGCGCGTTTTCAAAAGGCAGCGACGCGACATCTTCCTGCTGGAAGGGGCCGTACTTGTTCATGTCTACGCCTACAAATGCCTCGGTCGGCCTGAGGAACCTGACCACTATTTGCTTTGAGCGCATCCTTGCAGAGATCGACTCGAGCACCTTTGGCCGCCCCTTGATGGTGGCGGCGACAACTTCATCAATCCTGCTTTCGGACTCGCGCCTGCCGTCAAGGACGTACTTTTCCTCGTCTGTCAACTTGGAGTAGTCAAGCGGCTCGCCACCGGAGCGGATCTTGGCCTGCCTTGCTTCTATCAGCAGCTGCGCCGAGCTTGCAAGGAGCTCGGCCATGCGATCCCTTACCTTTGCCTCGACACCTTCGTAGCCCTGCCCCCTCAGGTTGCCAAGTGCCGCGGCTATCTTTTGGAAAGTGTCGGGCTCTATCGCCTGAAGCAACGGTGTTTCGATCTCTTTTTTCAAGAGCTTGTAGACATCCTTGAGCGCAAGGTGGCCGCCGCTGTTGCTGTCGTCCCCGGCATCCATTTCGCCGCGATTTTGCGCCTCAGCGGTTGATGACATTTCTAGATCACTTGACAAGCCTTAAATTATAGCGTTTTAGTGCCTACTGATGGGATATTCCAGTTGCCTTATAAACTAGTTGACGGCAGGATCGAACCGTTAACATTTACAGCAGATCAGGTAATGAGCCGGCTCAAGGAAGACAAGATCAAGTTCCTTGACTTGCAGTTCACTGGGCTCTTTGGCCGGTTCCACCATACCACGATGGATTCCAAGATGTTCAGGGCGGAGGATTTCACCGACGGCCTGCCCAAGCTTGACGGGTCGTCTATCCGTGGCTTTACCGAGATCCACGAATCGGATCTCATCATAAGGCCGGACCCTTCCACATTTGCCACCGTGCCTTGGATCGGGACGCCGACAGCCAGGCTGATATGCGACATCCTGAGTGGCGGTAGCAAGCGCGAAATATTCCCCCGCGACCCCCGCGGCATTGCAAAGAGGGCCGAACAGTACTGCATAGATCAGGGATTTGACACGTCCTACTGGGGTCCGGAAGTAGAGTTTTTCGTGTTTGACAAGCTCGAAGTCAACACCATGACCCCATATCAGGGTCAGAGCTACCACATACAATCGAGGGAGGCGCCTTGGTCAACGGATAGCGTGGGCTATGCCCTGAGGCTAAAGGAAGGCTACCTGCCAAGCGCGCCCGGCGACACCCTGATGGAGTACAGAAACGAGTGCGTTGACGTCCTCACCAACAACTTTGGCATAGTGTGCGATGCGCACCACCATGAGGTTGCGACCGCCGGTCAGTGCGAAATAGATATTCGCTTTGACACTCTGGTCAACGCGGCCGACGCTGTGCAGAGCTACAAGTACATCGTCAAGAACATCGCCAAAAAACATAACATGATAGCGACGATGATGCCCAAGCCAATTGCGCTTGATAACGGCTCCGGGATGCACGTCAATGTCAGCCTCTGGAACAAGGGCAAGAACCTGTTCTACGACTTTGCAGACGAGTATGCCGAAATGTCGCAGACTGCGCGCTATTTTGGCGGCGGCATCATAGAGCACGCGCAGGCACTTGCCGCGATTGTTGCGCCCACGACCAACTCGTACAGGAGGCTCGTGCCCGGCTACGAGGCGCCGGTATACGTTGCATGGAGCACCGGCAACAGATCCGCGATAATCAGGATCCCAGCGCACTACAAGGGACCCAAGTTTGCCAATCTAAAACGCATAGAGTTCAGGGCGCCGGACCCGTCGTGCAACCCGTACTTGGCGTTCTCGGCCATACTTGCGGCCGGCATCGACGGCATCAAGAAAAAGAGGGACATTGGCGACCCTGTCAACGAGGACATTTTCAAGATGAGCCCCAAGAGGAGGCGCGAGTTTGGAATAACTCAGTTGCCCGCAAGCCTCAGGGAAGCGTACGAGGAACTAGAGAGCGACAACGCTTTCTTGAAGCCGGTATTTGACAGCGAAACGATAGACAGGATAATAGAGCACGAAGAAAAGGAGCACGTCGAGCTGGCAGTCAGGCCGCACCCACACGAGTTCTCTATGTACGCGGACGTCTAGCTACACTCCTCTTGCGCAGGATGAATCTTATCGCCTTGACATAGACGCTCTCGCCCTTGCCCTTTGTAATATAGGAAGCAACTACCGCAAATAGTATCCCAAGCCCGGTGGCAGTTGACGTGAGCCATGTGATATAGTTGTTGTCAAGGGCCAGCCTGCCGCTCCAGAACTCTAGCGCGATGCGGATCAGGACCGTGATCAGCCCCTGCCCGGTTCCGACAAATACAAGGAACTTGCCAATGTTTACCCGGTTTGCCGCAAACAGCCCGGCGCCCATGAGCACAGTCAGGCCGCCA
Coding sequences within it:
- a CDS encoding DNA replication complex subunit Gins51, with protein sequence MSSTAEAQNRGEMDAGDDSNSGGHLALKDVYKLLKKEIETPLLQAIEPDTFQKIAAALGNLRGQGYEGVEAKVRDRMAELLASSAQLLIEARQAKIRSGGEPLDYSKLTDEEKYVLDGRRESESRIDEVVAATIKGRPKVLESISARMRSKQIVVRFLRPTEAFVGVDMNKYGPFQQEDVASLPFENARSIIEGGAAVEVHVE
- the glnA gene encoding type I glutamate--ammonia ligase: MSRLKEDKIKFLDLQFTGLFGRFHHTTMDSKMFRAEDFTDGLPKLDGSSIRGFTEIHESDLIIRPDPSTFATVPWIGTPTARLICDILSGGSKREIFPRDPRGIAKRAEQYCIDQGFDTSYWGPEVEFFVFDKLEVNTMTPYQGQSYHIQSREAPWSTDSVGYALRLKEGYLPSAPGDTLMEYRNECVDVLTNNFGIVCDAHHHEVATAGQCEIDIRFDTLVNAADAVQSYKYIVKNIAKKHNMIATMMPKPIALDNGSGMHVNVSLWNKGKNLFYDFADEYAEMSQTARYFGGGIIEHAQALAAIVAPTTNSYRRLVPGYEAPVYVAWSTGNRSAIIRIPAHYKGPKFANLKRIEFRAPDPSCNPYLAFSAILAAGIDGIKKKRDIGDPVNEDIFKMSPKRRREFGITQLPASLREAYEELESDNAFLKPVFDSETIDRIIEHEEKEHVELAVRPHPHEFSMYADV